The following coding sequences lie in one Glycine soja cultivar W05 chromosome 16, ASM419377v2, whole genome shotgun sequence genomic window:
- the LOC114390876 gene encoding probable transcriptional regulator SLK2: protein MPPMTPSRVAGGLTQSSSHSGIFFQGDGQSQNVVNSHLSSSFVNSSSTVPGASRSNLGPVSGGMNNAVLNSVPNSAPSVGASSLVTDANSALSGGPHLQRSASVNTDSYLRLPASPMSFTSNNISISGSSVMDGSSVVQQSSHQDQNVQQLQQNQQQPQGASSATSQTGLSPLQMGAQVPGSFIQDPNNMSHLSKKPRMDIKQEDVMQQQVIQQILQRQDSMQFQGRNPQLQALLQQQQRLRQQQIFQSMPQLQRAHLQQQQQQQQQQQHQQQQMQLRQQLQQQAMQPSSAGKRPYDSGVSGVCARRLMQYLYHQRQRPNDNSIAYWRKFVAEYYSPRAKKRWCLSLYSNVGHHALGVFPQAAMDAWQCDMCGSKSGRGFEATYEVLPRLNEIKFGSGVIDELLFLDLPRETRFPSGVMMLEYAKAIQESVYEQLRVVREGQLRIIFTQDLKILSWEFCARRHEELLPRRLVAPQVNQLVQVAQKCQSTIAESGADGVSQQDLQTNSNMVLTAGRQLAKILELQSLNDLGFSKRYVRCLQISEVVNSMKDLIDICAEHKIGAIESLKNYPRLATASKGQMQKMQEMEQLANVQGLPTDRNTLNKLMTLNPGLNNHINNTNNMVGRGALSGSAQAALALNNYQNLLMRQNSMNSSPGSLQREGSSFNNSNPSPSSALQGTGPALIPGSMQNSPVGGFPSPHLTPQQQQQQLLQQRTLSANGLLQQNHSQGSQGNQALQQQQMIQQLLQEMSNNNGGLQSQSLGGHNANGNISKNTMGFGGHTPSLSGGSANVPGNNRPISRNNSFKTASNSDSSAAGGNNGFNQRTSDMQQNLHLQDVAQDIGNEFLDNPFFNSDLDDNMGFSWKA, encoded by the exons ATGCCCCCCATGACACCTTCTCGGGTGGCAGGAGGGTTAACCCAATCATCTTCACATTCTGGAATTTTCTTTCAAGGAGATGGGCAGTCACAGAATGTAGTTAACTCTCACTTAAGCTCATCTTTTGTTAACTCGTCTAGCACGGTTCCAGGAGCCAGTCGTTCAAACCTGGGTCCGGTTTCTGGGGGTATGAATAATGCAGTTTTGAACAGTGTGCCAAACTCAGCACCAAGTGTTGGAGCCAGTTCTTTAGTCACGGATGCAAATTCTGCTCTCTCTGGTGGCCCCCATTTGCAGAGAAGTGCCAGTGTTAACACAGACTCTTACTTACGATTACCTGCCTCTCCTATGTCATTTACATCGAATAATATAAGTATTTCTGGCTCATCGGTGATGGATGGTTCCTCTGTGGTACAACAGAGCTCTCACCAAGATCAGAATGTTCAACAATTGCAGCAGAATCAGCAGCAGCCGCAGGGTGCTTCAAGTGCTACATCGCAGACTGGTCTGTCTCCCCTCCAAATGGGTGCACAAGTCCCAGGATCTTTCATTCAAGATCCAAATAATATGTCTCATCTGTCaaagaaacctagaatggaTATCAAACAGGAAGATGTAATGCAGCAGCAGGTTATACAACAGATTCTTCAGAGACAAGATTCCATGCAATTCCAGGGTCGTAATCCCCAGTTACAGGCTTTGCTTCAGCAGCAGCAGAGACTGAGACAACAGCAAATCTTTCAGTCAATGCCACAATTACAGCGAGCCCACTTgcaacagcagcagcaacagcaacaacaacaacagcatcaacaacaacaaatgcaATTGAGGCAGCAATTACAGCAACAAGCGATGCAGCCCTCTTCTGCTGGCAAGCGTCCATATGACAGTGGTGTTAGTGGGGTATGTGCCCGTCGATTGATGCAGTATCTCTATCATCAAAGGCAAAGGCCAAAT GATAATAGTATTGCCTATTGGAGAAAATTTGTTGCTGAATATTACTCTCCTCGTGCAAAGAAACGGTGGTGCTTGTCATTATATAGCAATGTTGGGCATCATGCACTTGGTGTTTTCCCCCAAGCAGCTATG gatgcatggcagtgtgacaTGTGTGGTTCTAAATCTGGAAGGGGATTTG AGGCAACTTATGAAGTGTTACCTAGGCTTAATGAAATCAAATTTGGAAGTGGAGTGATTGATGAACTTTTGTTTCTGGACTTGCCTCGTGAAACAAGATTTCCTTCTGGTGTGATGATGTTGGAATATGCAAAAGCAATTCAAGAGAGTGTATATGAGCAGCTTCGTGTTGTTCGTGAAGGTCAACTTCGCATCATATTCACTCAAGACTTGAAG ATCTTATCTTGGGAGTTCTGTGCAAGACGCCACGAAGAACTTCTTCCTCGAAGGTTGGTTGCACCACAG GTCAACCAATTAGTTCAGGTAGCTCAAAAATGCCAGAGTACAATTGCTGAAAGTGGGGCTGATGGGGTTTCTCAGCAAGACTTACAAACAAACAGCAACAT GGTATTGACAGCAGGGCGCCAGCTTGCAAAGATTTTGGAGTTGCAATCACTGAATGATTTGGGCTTTTCTAAAAGATACGTGAGATGTTTGCAG ATTTCGGAGGTTGTCAATAGCATGAAAGACCTAATAGATATCTGTGCAGAGCACAAAATTGGTGCAATTG AGAGTCTGAAAAATTATCCTCGACTAGCAACAGCCTCAAAGGGCCAGATGCAAAAGATGCAGGAAATGGAACAGCTGGCAAATGTTCAAGGTCTGCCAACTGATCGAAACACACTCAACAAGCTAATGACACTGAATCCTGGATTGAACAACCATATAAACAACACTAATAATATGGTTGGTCGTGGTGCTTTGAGTGGGTCAGCCCAAGCTGCTTTAGCACTGAACAACTACCAAAATCTTCTCATGAGGCAAAATTCAATGAACTCTAGCCCTGGCTCACTTCAGCGCGAAGGGTCCTCTTTCAATAATTCAAACCCGAGTCCCTCTTCTGCTTTGCAAGGAACTGGTCCTGCTTTAATTCCAGGCTCAATGCAGAACTCGCCTGTAGGTGGTTTCCCAAGTCCCCATCTAACCccacagcagcagcaacaacaactcCTTCAACAGCGCACATTAAGTGCAAATGGTTTACTTCAACAAAATCATTCACAGGGGTCCCAAGGAAATCAAGCTCTACAGCAGCAGCAGATGATCCAGCAATTGCTGCAGGAAATGTCAAATAACAATGGGGGACTGCAATCACAGTCTCTTGGTGGACATAATGCAAATGGGAATATTTCAAAGAACACAATGGGTTTTGGGGGCCATACTCCATCTTTAAGCGGAGGTTCTGCCAATGTTCCAGGAAACAATAGACCCATTTCAAGGAATAATAGCTTCAAAACAGCTTCAAATAGTGATTCTTCTGCGGCCGGTGGCAACAATGGATTCAACCAGAGAACATCTGATATGCAACAAAATCTACATTTGCAAGACGTGGCTCAGGATATTGGCAATGAGTTCTTGGATAACCCCTTCTTTAACAGCGATCTTGATGACAACATGGGTTTCAGCTGGAAGGCATGA
- the LOC114389344 gene encoding F-box protein PP2-A13-like yields the protein MGAGVSTTAIENDDGGTFSLSTKTTLDDIPENCISSMMMSFDPQEICTLARVNKAFHRASSADFVWESKLPPSYKFLLNKVLGEQSLGSMTKKEIYAKLCRPNFFDGANKEVWLDRSRGQVCMFISSKSFKITGIDDRRYWNNIPTEESRFKSVAYLQQMWWVEVIGELEFEFPKGNYSVFFKLQLGKPSKRLGRRVCNLDQVHGWDIKPVRFQLSTSDGQRSLSQCYLRGPGEWAHYHVGDFAIDKPNGPTNINFSLAQIDCTHTKGGLCIDGVVICPKEFTERLKQF from the exons ATGGGGGCCGGTGTTTCTACAACTGCAATAGAAAATGATGATGGGGGCACTTTTTCTTTGTCAACAAAGACTACCCTTGATGATATCCCTGAGAATTGCATCTCTTCAATGATGATGAGttttgatccacaagagatttGCACATTGGCAAGAGTGAACAAGGCCTTTCACAGAGCTTCCTCTGCTGACTTTGTGTGGGAATCAAAGTTGCCCCCAAGCTATAAATTCCTTCTAAATAAAGTACTTGGTGAACAAAGTCTTGGTTCCATGACCAAGAAAGAGATCTATGCCAAACTGTGTAGACCAAATTTCTTTGATGGTGCCAACAAA GAAGTTTGGCTGGACAGAAGCAGAggacaagtttgtatgttcatttcatcaaaatccTTCAAGATTACAGGAATAGATGATAGAAGATATTGGAATAATATTCCAACTGAGGAATCCAG GTTCAAGAGTGTTGCATATCTTCAACAAATGTGGTGGGTTGAAGTAATAGGGGAGCTAGAGTTTGAGTTTCCAAAAGGGAACTATAGTGTATTTTTCAAGCTTCAATTGGGCAAGCCCTCAAAGAGATTGGGCCGGCGAGTGTGCAACCTTGATCAAGTGCATGGATGGGACATCAAGCCCGTTAGATTTCAACTATCTACATCGGACGGCCAGCGTTCACTCTCCCAGTGCTATTTGCGTGGGCCCGGAGAGTGGGCCCACTACCATGTTGGTGACTTTGCAATCGATAAGCCCAATGGGCCAACCAACATCAACTTCTCCTTGGCCCAAATTGATTGCACTCACACCAAAGGTGGTCTTTGCATAGATGGGGTAGTGATTTGCCCGAAGGAGTTCACAGAAAGATTGAAACAATTTTAG
- the LOC114390874 gene encoding probable transcriptional regulator SLK2 translates to MTPLRVAGGLTQSSSNSGIFYQGDGQSQNVVNSHLSSSFVNSSSTVSGASRSNLGPVSGDMNNAVLNSVANSAPSVGASSLVTDANSALSGGPHLQRSASVNTDSYLRLPASPMSFTSNNISISGSSVMDVSSVVQQSSHQDQNVQQLQQNQQQPQGASSAMSLSASQTGPSMLQMGAQIPGSFIQDPNNMSHLSKKPRMDIKQEDMMQQQVIQQILQRQDSMQFQGRNPQLQAFLQQQQQRLRQQQMFQQMPQLHRAHLQQQQQQQQMQLRQQQQQQQQQQQQQQQQQQQQQQQQQQQQQVMQPSSVVKRPYDSSVSGVCARRLMQYLYHQRQRPNDNSIAYWRKFVAEYYSPRAKKRWCLSLYSNVGHHALGVFPQASMDAWHCDICGSKSGRGFEATYEVLPRLNEIKFGSGVIDELLFLDMPREMRFASGAMMLEYGKAVQESVYEQLRVVREGQLRIIFTQDLKILSWEFCARCHEELLPRRLVAPQVNQLVQVAKKCQSTIAESGSDGVSQQDIQTNSNMLLTAGGQLAKILEMQSLNELGFSKRYVRCLQISEVVNSMKDLIDICADHKIGAIESLKNFPRLATASKVQMQKMQEMEQLANVQGLPTDRNTLNKLMALNPGLNNHINNPHNMVNRGALSGSAQAALALNNYQNLLMRQNSMNSSPGSLQREGSSFNNSNQSPSSALQGAGPALIPGPMQNSSVSGFPSPRLPPQQQQHHLQQPSLSANALLQQNHSQGSQGNQALQQQMIHQLLQEMSNNNGGVQPQSLGGPSANMAKNALGFGGHYPSLSGGSANVTGNNGPMSRNNSFKTTANSDSSAAGGNNGLNQRTSEMPQNLHLQDVVQDIGNEFTDNPFLNSDLDDNMGFGWKA, encoded by the exons ATGACACCTTTGCGAGTGGCAGGTGGATTAACCCAATCATCATCAAATTCTGGAATTTTCTATCAAGGAGATGGGCAGTCACAGAATGTAGTTAACTCTCACTTAAGCTCATCTTTTGTTAACTCGTCTAGCACGGTTTCTGGAGCTTCTCGTTCAAACCTGGGTCCGGTTTCTGGGGATATGAATAATGCAGTTTTGAACAGTGTGGCAAACTCAGCACCAAGTGTAGGAGCCAGCTCTTTAGTTACAGATGCAAATTCTGCACTCTCTGGTGGCCCACATTTGCAGAGAAGTGCCAGCGTTAACACAGACTCATACTTACGATTACCTGCCTCACCTATGTCATTTACATCAAATAATATCAGTATTTCTGGATCATCAGTGATGGATGTTTCCTCTGTAGTACAACAGAGCTCTCATCAAGATCAGAATGTTCAACAATTGCAGCAGAATCAGCAGCAGCCACAGGGTGCTTCAAGTGCTATGTCTTTGTCTGCATCTCAAACTGGCCCTTCTATGCTCCAAATGGGTGCACAAATCCCAGGATCTTTCATTCAAGATCCAAATAATATGTCTCATCTGTCaaagaaacctagaatggaTATCAAACAGGAAGATATGATGCAGCAGCAGGTTATACAACAGATTCTTCAGAGACAAGATTCCATGCAATTCCAGGGTCGTAATCCCCAGTTACAGGCTTTCcttcagcagcagcagcagagaCTGAGACAACAACAAATGTTTCAGCAAATGCCACAATTACACCGAGCACACttgcagcagcagcaacaacaacaacaaatgcaattgaggcagcagcagcagcagcagcaacaacaacaacaacaacaacaacaacaacaacaacaacaacaacaacaacaacaacagcaacagcaagTGATGCAGCCCTCTTCTGTGGTCAAGCGTCCATATGACAGTAGTGTTAGTGGGGTATGTGCCCGTCGATTGATGCAGTATCTCTATCATCAAAGGCAACGACCAAAT GATAATAGTATTGCCTATTGGAGAAAATTTGTGGCTGAATATTACTCTCCTCGTGCAAAGAAACGGTGGTGCTTGTCATTATATAGTAATGTTGGGCATCACGCACTTGGTGTTTTTCCCCAAGCATCTATG GATGCATGGCACTGTGACATATGTGGTTCTAAATCTGGAAGGGGATTTG AGGCAACTTATGAAGTATTACCTAGACTTAATGAAATCAAATTTGGCAGTGGAGTAATTGATGAACTATTGTTTCTGGACATGCCACGTGAAATGAGATTCGCTTCTGGTGCGATGATGTTAGAATATGGAAAAGCAGTTCAAGAGAGTGTATATGAGCAGCTTCGTGTTGTTCGTGAAGGTCAACTTCGTATCATATTCACTCAAGACTTGAAG ATATTATCTTGGGAGTTCTGTGCAAGGTGCCATGAGGAACTTCTTCCTCGAAGGTTGGTTGCACCACAG GTCAACCAGTTAGTTCAGGTAGCTAAAAAATGTCAAAGTACAATTGCTGAAAGTGGTTCTGATGGGGTTTCTCAACAAGACATCCAAACAAACAGCAACAT GTTGTTGACAGCTGGGGGTCAGCTTGCGAAGATTTTGGAGATGCAATCGCTAAATGAGTTGGGCTTTTCTAAAAGATACGTGAGATGTTTGCAA ATTTCGGAGGTTGTCAATAGCATGAAAGACCTAATAGATATCTGTGCAGATCACAAAATTGGTGCCATTG agagtttgaaaaattTTCCTCGTCTAGCAACAGCCTCAAAGGTCCAGATGCAGAAGATGCAGGAAATGGAACAGCTAGCAAATGTTCAAGGTCTGCCAACTGATCGAAACACACTCAATAAGCTAATGGCACTGAATCCTGGATTGAACAACCATATAAACAACCCTCATAATATGGTTAATCGTGGTGCTTTGAGTGGGTCAGCCCAAGCTGCTTTAGCACTGAACAACTACCAAAATCTTCTCATGAGGCAAAATTCAATGAACTCTAGCCCTGGCTCACTTCAGCGCGAAGGGTCCTCTTTCAATAATTCAAACCAGAGTCCATCTTCAGCTTTGCAAGGAGCTGGTCCTGCTTTAATTCCAGGCCCAATGCAGAATTCATCTGTTAGTGGTTTCCCAAGCCCCCGTCTACCCCCACAGCAGCAGCAACACCACCTACAACAGCCCTCATTAAGTGCAAATGCTTTACTGCAACAAAATCATTCACAGGGTTCCCAAGGAAATCAAGCTCTGCAGCAGCAGATGATCCATCAACTACTGCAGGAGATGTCAAATAACAACGGGGGAGTGCAACCACAGTCTCTTGGTGGACCCAGTGCAAATATGGCAAAGAATGCACTGGGGTTTGGGGGCCATTATCCATCCTTAAGTGGAGGTTCTGCCAATGTTACAGGAAACAATGGACCTATGTCAAGGAATAATAGCTTCAAAACAACTGCAAATAGTGATTCTTCTGCTGCTGGTGGCAACAATGGATTAAACCAGAGAACATCTGAGATGCCACAAAATCTACATTTGCAAGATGTGGTTCAGGATATTGGCAATGAATTCACGGATAATCCCTTCCTTAACAGTGATCTTGATGATAACATGGGTTTTGGCTGGAAGGCATGA
- the LOC114390650 gene encoding F-box protein At4g00755-like: MSEVRNKVDFIQLLGPDMSIKILTHLDDPCDLIRVSSVSSSWHRFVIEHGLCKQLCLKMFPEISGVAHIIELDNIIEPLSNTLGSYVSWESHKRNHRVYAFLASGLSPMRKNCISKAISASSTDNYPEESILHTLEPGDRTEYRASYWSSKGESDPSVPETLVYELASKLCLVTEIYVHPFQAYFQHGFPIYSAKAVRFRMGHSKHPMELESPVDNMAANHVLGNNQFIWTYTSPEFPMLQENRLQKFKLPEPVLCIGGVLLVELLGRVQKQEMDELFYICISHVQVMGRLLFPEFDVKIHHRSGKCTLKYCPQTDCYMSSPTSSPRSNSSNPSRLRTITSSIMQRGVRRWEQFLLGALLGTGPVVVDNEDQ; the protein is encoded by the exons ATGTCTGAAGTGAGAAACAAAGTGGATTTCATCCAGTTGCTTGGACCTGACATGTCAATCAAGATTCTCACCCATTTGGATGACCCTTGTGATCTTATTCGGGTTTCTTCTGTTTCCAGTTCTTGGCACCGATTTG TTATTGAACATGGCCTCTGCAAGCAACTTTGCTTGAAAATGTTTCCTGAAATATCTGGTGTTGCTCATATAATTGAGCTTGACAACATTATTGAACCACTAAGCAACACTCTTGGCAGTTATGTAAGTTGGGAGTCTCATAAGAGAAATCATAGAGTCTATGCATTTTTGGCTTCTGGTCTTTCTCCTATGAGGAAAAATTGCATCTCAAAAGCCATTAGTGCATCCAGCACTGATAACTACCCTGAAGAAAGCATTCTACATACGTTGGAGCCTGGGGATAGAACTGAATATAGAGCATCATACTGGTCAAGCAAAGGGGAAAGCGATCCTTCTGTTCCTGAGACTTTAGTTTATGAGCTAGCTTCAAAATTATGTCTTGTTACGGAGATTTATGTCCATCCATTCCAAG CATATTTTCAGCATGGCTTCCCTATATATTCTGCTAAGGCTGTCCGATTCAGAATGGGCCATTCGAAACACCCAATGGAATTAGAGAGTCCTGTGGACAACATGGCTGCTAATCACGTCTTGGGCAATAATCAATTCATATGGACATATACATCACCTGAATTTCCAATGCTTCAA GAAAACCGCTTGCAAAAATTCAAGCTACCTGAACCTGTTCTGTGCATTGGAGGTGTACTGCTAGTTGAGCTGTTGGGTAGAGTTCAAAAGCAAGAAATGGATGAATTATTCTATATATG CATCTCTCATGTTCAAGTTATGGGACGACTGCTTTTTCCGGAATTTGATGTCAAAATTCATCATCGATCAGGAAAGTGTACCTTGAAATACTGCCCTCAAACAGATTGTTATATGTCTTCTCCAACATCATCACCGAGAAGCAACTCGAGTAATCCGTCACGCCTGCGGACCATAACCTCAAGCATAATGCAGAGGGGTGTGAGACGTTGGGAGCAATTTCTCTTGGGTGCATTGCTTGGTACTGGTCCTGTTGTAGTTGATAATGAagatcaatga